Proteins from a genomic interval of Acetobacterium woodii DSM 1030:
- a CDS encoding 5'-methylthioadenosine/adenosylhomocysteine nucleosidase, with translation MIGIIAAMDSEVQDIKSAMEDGIKIHHGGMTFYKGKLKNKEVVAVKSGIGKVNAAMCAQILIDIFKVTTIIHVGVAGAIHPELEIGDIVISAESCQYDMDASAFGHPRGEIPNMDITFFKADPTLIKLATAAATKLNISFRIGRVLTADLGVNSNELKQELRKEFDGLCVEMEGAAVGQVAMLNQIPYVVIRSISDKADSNMTEDYQNNLTASIKHGVDMVLNMVQGVA, from the coding sequence ATGATCGGGATTATTGCAGCCATGGACAGTGAGGTGCAGGATATTAAGTCGGCAATGGAAGATGGGATTAAAATCCATCACGGGGGGATGACTTTTTATAAAGGAAAACTAAAAAATAAAGAAGTTGTTGCGGTTAAAAGTGGCATTGGAAAAGTTAATGCCGCCATGTGTGCGCAAATTCTCATTGACATTTTTAAAGTAACAACGATTATCCATGTCGGTGTGGCCGGAGCGATTCATCCGGAGCTTGAAATTGGTGACATCGTTATTTCCGCAGAGAGCTGTCAATATGACATGGATGCCAGCGCTTTTGGGCATCCGCGCGGGGAGATCCCAAACATGGATATTACTTTTTTCAAAGCTGATCCGACGCTGATTAAATTGGCAACTGCGGCGGCTACAAAACTGAATATTTCTTTTCGGATCGGGCGAGTTTTAACTGCCGATTTAGGAGTAAACTCAAATGAACTCAAGCAGGAATTGCGGAAAGAATTTGACGGTCTTTGTGTGGAAATGGAAGGCGCCGCAGTTGGGCAGGTGGCGATGTTAAATCAAATTCCCTATGTGGTGATTCGTTCCATCTCTGATAAGGCAGATTCCAATATGACGGAAGACTATCAAAATAATTTAACGGCATCGATTAAACATGGGGTGGACATGGTGCTCAATATGGTTCAGGGAGTCGCCTAG
- the alr gene encoding alanine racemase, producing the protein MEELTLRPTWAEIDLDALTNNYEEIRRIVGPNVKILGVVKADAYGHGSLECARTLCRAGADMLAVAFIDEAIALRQGGITEQILLLGYTAKEHIPDLIRWDVIPGVYQMDFAIALSDYCQETGTHHPIHVKLDTGMGRIGIDWECASTEIKAMNELPGIEIQGLYSHFSTADATDKSYTKKQLGRFKQVISELQAMNIEIPIKHIANSAAIFDVDVEGVHFDMVRPGIILYGLYPSSEVDRTKIDLKPVMTLKSTIVHLKTIHPGDSLSYGNRFVAKTDRLIGTLPIGYADGFTRMLNGKATIWHDGQQAPIVGSICMDQCMTDLTDLKAVSLYDEVEIFGNNISADVLADSLGTINYEITCMVNKRVPRVYLKDGHPQFIRRDILDHNINNDHY; encoded by the coding sequence ATGGAAGAACTGACACTTCGCCCAACCTGGGCGGAAATTGACTTAGATGCGCTGACAAACAATTATGAAGAAATCCGAAGAATTGTCGGACCAAACGTTAAAATTTTAGGCGTCGTCAAAGCGGATGCCTACGGACATGGCAGTTTGGAGTGTGCCCGGACGTTATGTCGTGCCGGCGCTGATATGCTGGCAGTGGCCTTTATTGATGAAGCGATTGCGTTAAGGCAGGGCGGGATCACGGAACAAATTTTGTTGTTAGGTTATACCGCTAAAGAACATATCCCAGATCTGATTCGCTGGGATGTTATCCCCGGGGTTTACCAGATGGATTTTGCGATCGCGTTGTCAGATTATTGCCAAGAAACGGGAACGCACCATCCAATTCATGTTAAACTGGATACCGGGATGGGCAGAATTGGCATTGATTGGGAGTGTGCTTCAACAGAAATCAAAGCGATGAATGAATTACCGGGGATCGAAATTCAGGGATTATACAGCCATTTTTCCACGGCAGATGCGACAGATAAAAGTTATACCAAAAAACAGCTCGGCCGTTTTAAACAAGTGATTTCGGAATTGCAGGCAATGAATATTGAAATTCCCATTAAGCACATTGCTAACAGTGCGGCAATTTTTGATGTTGATGTGGAAGGCGTTCATTTTGATATGGTTCGTCCCGGGATTATCCTGTATGGTTTGTACCCGTCGTCCGAAGTAGACCGCACCAAAATAGATTTAAAACCGGTGATGACGCTTAAATCAACTATTGTCCACTTGAAGACAATTCATCCCGGCGATTCGTTGAGTTATGGCAATCGTTTTGTAGCCAAAACGGATCGACTCATCGGGACCTTGCCAATTGGTTATGCCGATGGATTTACCCGAATGCTTAACGGAAAAGCGACTATCTGGCATGACGGACAACAGGCACCAATTGTTGGCAGTATTTGTATGGATCAGTGTATGACCGATCTAACCGATTTAAAAGCGGTTTCGCTTTATGACGAGGTGGAAATTTTCGGCAACAATATCTCAGCTGATGTTTTAGCAGATAGCCTGGGAACAATAAATTATGAAATAACCTGTATGGTAAACAAACGGGTGCCCCGGGTTTATCTTAAAGATGGTCACCCACAGTTTATTCGCCGGGATATTTTAGATCATAACATTAACAACGATCACTATTAA
- a CDS encoding transketolase — MAFLEETAKEIRKDIVKMIGKASSGHPGGSLSSVEILTLLYFEQMKVDEKNPKDDNRDRFVLSKGHAAPVLYATLAQKGFFAKAELENLRQLGSMLQGHPDMKKVPGVDMSTGSLGQGISAAVGMALAGKMDDKTHKVYALLGDGELQEGLVWEAVMAASHYRLNNLIAFVDNNNLQTDGAICDVMSPFPIDDKFSAFGWNVITVEDGHSFDELRIAVEAAKKSEDRPTVIICKTVKGKCVSFMENNAGWHGKGPNAEEVKQALAELEA; from the coding sequence ATGGCATTTTTAGAAGAAACCGCTAAGGAAATTCGTAAGGATATTGTAAAAATGATTGGTAAAGCAAGTTCTGGTCATCCCGGAGGTTCTTTATCTTCAGTAGAGATTTTAACCCTGCTTTATTTTGAACAAATGAAGGTGGATGAAAAAAATCCCAAGGATGACAACCGCGATCGCTTTGTGTTATCAAAAGGCCATGCTGCGCCGGTCCTTTATGCGACCTTGGCTCAAAAAGGTTTTTTTGCCAAAGCTGAGCTGGAAAACTTAAGACAATTAGGTTCAATGCTCCAAGGACATCCGGATATGAAAAAAGTTCCCGGTGTTGATATGTCAACTGGCTCATTGGGACAGGGAATCTCAGCGGCAGTGGGGATGGCCCTGGCCGGAAAAATGGATGATAAAACCCATAAGGTATATGCTTTATTGGGAGACGGTGAATTGCAGGAAGGGCTTGTGTGGGAAGCAGTGATGGCAGCAAGTCATTATCGGCTTAACAATTTAATTGCCTTTGTAGATAATAATAATCTTCAGACTGATGGGGCAATTTGTGATGTGATGTCGCCTTTCCCAATTGATGACAAATTTTCAGCTTTTGGCTGGAATGTGATTACGGTGGAGGATGGTCATAGTTTTGATGAACTAAGAATAGCGGTAGAAGCGGCTAAAAAATCAGAAGATCGACCAACGGTTATCATTTGTAAAACAGTTAAGGGAAAATGTGTCTCTTTTATGGAAAATAATGCTGGATGGCATGGAAAAGGGCCGAATGCTGAAGAAGTAAAACAAGCATTGGCAGAATTGGAGGCATAA
- a CDS encoding transketolase family protein — protein MAAKKSTRQAYGEYLVKLGEKYDNLVVLDADLSGATKTNIFKKACPERHFNVGIAEANLMGVSAGLATAGKIPFASTFAIFGAGRAYEIIRNSICYPKLNVKIALTHAGISVGEDGGSHQSIEDIALMRVLPNMTVLSPADAVETEKMMDAAMAIDGPVYIRLGRSDVPVLFDADYQFEVGKAGLLKDGQDVTIIATGLMVGAALEAAELLETEGISARVLNMGSIKPIDVAAIEAAAIKTGAIVTAEEHSIIGGLGGAVAEVLGEVAPVPLERVGVKDLFGQSGKVAPLMEKYGLTANDIVAAAKKVIKRK, from the coding sequence ATGGCAGCTAAAAAATCAACCCGACAAGCATACGGTGAATACTTGGTTAAACTTGGTGAAAAATATGATAATCTCGTTGTTCTGGATGCCGATCTTTCCGGAGCAACAAAAACAAATATCTTTAAAAAAGCCTGTCCCGAACGTCATTTTAATGTCGGCATTGCCGAAGCAAACCTGATGGGAGTATCAGCAGGTTTGGCGACGGCCGGCAAGATTCCTTTTGCCAGCACTTTTGCTATTTTTGGGGCAGGGCGAGCGTATGAAATTATTCGTAACAGTATTTGTTATCCTAAATTGAATGTCAAAATCGCTTTAACCCATGCGGGAATTTCAGTTGGTGAAGATGGTGGTTCCCACCAGTCGATCGAAGATATTGCGCTGATGCGGGTGTTGCCCAATATGACGGTTCTATCACCGGCAGATGCGGTAGAAACCGAAAAAATGATGGATGCAGCGATGGCAATTGACGGCCCGGTTTATATCCGCTTGGGTCGAAGTGATGTTCCGGTTCTTTTTGACGCGGACTATCAATTTGAAGTGGGCAAAGCAGGGCTGTTAAAAGATGGTCAAGATGTTACCATTATCGCGACTGGCTTGATGGTAGGAGCTGCCCTGGAAGCCGCGGAACTTTTAGAAACCGAAGGCATTTCAGCCAGAGTGCTGAATATGGGTTCCATTAAACCGATTGATGTGGCTGCAATTGAGGCGGCCGCCATTAAAACCGGTGCCATTGTCACCGCTGAAGAACATAGTATTATCGGTGGTCTTGGCGGAGCAGTTGCAGAGGTTTTAGGCGAAGTTGCTCCAGTGCCGCTCGAACGGGTTGGGGTCAAAGATTTGTTTGGGCAATCCGGTAAGGTCGCACCCTTGATGGAAAAATACGGTTTAACGGCTAATGATATTGTAGCCGCAGCTAAAAAAGTTATCAAACGAAAATAA
- a CDS encoding nitroreductase family protein, whose product MAKDFKKVMEDRSSIYGICNESMISDEEILNIIKNTTKHIPSAFNCQSQRVAVLFGEKHLQFWGIVMETLRSIIPAEDFRPTEKKISGFAAGYGTVLFFDDHAVTKGLMERFAPYRDNFPIWAEQSNGMLQFAIWAQLEAEGLGANLQHYNPIIDEEVKATFIIPSSWRLIAQMPFGNPTEEPIKKEFVPIEKRVIVIE is encoded by the coding sequence ATGGCGAAAGATTTTAAAAAAGTCATGGAAGATCGTAGTTCAATTTACGGAATATGTAATGAAAGTATGATTTCAGATGAAGAGATCCTCAATATAATAAAAAATACAACAAAACATATACCATCAGCCTTTAACTGTCAAAGTCAACGTGTAGCCGTGTTATTTGGCGAGAAACACCTGCAATTTTGGGGAATCGTGATGGAAACCTTGAGAAGTATTATTCCAGCCGAAGATTTTCGGCCAACTGAAAAAAAGATCAGTGGTTTTGCAGCCGGTTATGGAACAGTTCTGTTTTTTGATGATCATGCGGTCACGAAAGGGCTGATGGAACGGTTTGCACCATACCGGGATAATTTTCCGATCTGGGCGGAACAGTCCAACGGGATGCTGCAATTTGCAATCTGGGCGCAATTAGAAGCCGAAGGTTTAGGTGCTAACCTTCAACATTACAATCCGATCATTGATGAGGAAGTTAAGGCTACTTTTATTATTCCATCGTCATGGCGATTAATTGCTCAAATGCCGTTTGGGAATCCCACCGAAGAACCAATCAAAAAAGAATTTGTTCCCATTGAAAAACGGGTTATTGTGATCGAATGA
- a CDS encoding EutP/PduV family microcompartment system protein, producing MANNRNRIALIGRIGSGKTTLLQRLTAELIHYGKTQQINYTDHFIDTPGEFVELPCFRPQAINVTCDSGLILLINSSTDHQNSIPPNFVCTYNSPVIGVITKIDHKHSDLKRSQRYLTYAGIHPEQIFPVSALSGEGIDTLKSVIHNYVLFDN from the coding sequence ATGGCTAATAACAGAAACCGGATTGCCCTGATCGGACGAATTGGCAGTGGCAAAACCACCTTGCTGCAACGACTGACGGCAGAATTAATTCATTATGGAAAAACCCAGCAAATTAACTATACCGATCATTTTATTGATACCCCCGGAGAATTTGTTGAATTGCCCTGTTTCCGGCCTCAGGCCATTAATGTCACCTGTGATTCCGGCTTGATCTTGCTCATTAATTCCAGCACCGATCATCAGAATTCGATCCCGCCAAATTTTGTCTGCACCTACAATTCTCCGGTCATTGGGGTCATCACTAAAATCGATCACAAACATAGCGACCTCAAGCGTAGCCAACGCTATTTAACCTACGCGGGCATTCATCCGGAGCAGATTTTTCCAGTCTCGGCACTATCGGGCGAAGGCATTGATACGCTAAAATCGGTCATTCATAACTACGTTTTATTTGATAATTAA
- a CDS encoding AAA family ATPase, translated as MRLTEELLKQGISEKLLDDIKYFRHFYKLEASLQDRVPSTDNVFYGKDIWSMCITAILEGENILLSGPKATGKNVLADNICELFNRPQWNTSFHVNTDSSSLIGTDTFIDNEVKLRRGSVYECAINGGFGVFDEINMAKNDALVVLHSALDYRKVIDVPGYEKIKLHDATRFIGTMNYEYAGTKELNEALVSRFMTIDIPQIEEETLMIILKEYFPDANEEILPQFAGIFLDLQEKSKNSEISTKSVDLRGVIGSLKTIRRGLKPMLAVNMGVVGKTFDQFEKEIVMDVIKTRIRESWDAADVFTAR; from the coding sequence ATGAGATTAACCGAGGAACTATTAAAACAAGGAATCAGTGAAAAGCTGCTTGATGATATTAAATATTTCAGGCATTTTTATAAATTGGAAGCAAGTCTACAGGACCGAGTCCCCAGTACGGACAATGTTTTTTATGGCAAGGATATCTGGTCGATGTGTATTACCGCAATTTTAGAGGGTGAAAATATTCTGCTTTCCGGACCGAAAGCGACCGGAAAAAATGTTTTGGCCGATAATATTTGCGAATTATTTAATCGTCCTCAATGGAATACTTCATTTCATGTCAATACCGATAGTTCCAGCTTGATCGGGACCGACACCTTTATTGACAACGAAGTAAAATTACGCCGGGGTTCGGTTTATGAATGTGCCATTAATGGCGGCTTTGGCGTTTTTGATGAAATCAACATGGCCAAAAATGATGCCCTGGTGGTTCTTCACTCGGCTTTGGATTATCGAAAAGTAATTGATGTACCCGGTTATGAGAAAATCAAACTGCATGACGCAACCCGCTTTATTGGAACCATGAATTATGAATATGCCGGGACTAAAGAACTTAATGAAGCGTTGGTATCGCGCTTTATGACCATTGATATTCCCCAGATTGAGGAAGAAACTCTGATGATTATCTTAAAAGAATATTTTCCCGATGCCAACGAAGAAATTTTGCCCCAATTTGCCGGGATCTTTTTAGATCTTCAGGAAAAATCAAAAAACTCTGAAATTTCCACGAAGTCTGTCGATTTGCGCGGGGTTATTGGCAGTTTAAAAACCATTCGTCGGGGATTGAAACCGATGTTGGCGGTAAATATGGGTGTAGTGGGCAAAACCTTTGATCAATTCGAAAAAGAAATTGTGATGGATGTCATAAAGACGAGAATTAGAGAAAGCTGGGATGCAGCGGATGTGTTTACCGCTCGCTAA
- a CDS encoding cobaltochelatase CobT-related protein, with amino-acid sequence MNDNKWIYEDYEFDNRIANLMWTVSGDYNENMDSGEKSFISKNVALYHAVTAGGRRKYINWSSVKKYVISRHRAGFNKDILLNLIAMGSDVVVEEKIIAERPGVYDIRKNAYDDILNNYYKMHTDDLLEKVRHAIILKKIGKTPMMDTETRHIANDLVALQKREDTIELLRGIEDIYVKYFPMFVEADGGEINEAGNSKNGNRGDFSDFMLEEMFEDPEEQDIEASIEEISEALMGETQGDLENVNSNKDNRILRVQEEDIEKIYEKVAYYYGNSFLDNNEVRKLQNRVCSGEHGNCRIHMTDGVIRSDSDNEFQQKYVQRHQAKNIDVFRANQKVFKRNINKLKESISRTLVQEEIIDAIPSDAGQLIPNKLWRVGRSSNNKVFVKNIDNNKGSFVVDILIDSSGSQRRNQSRVAIQAYILAQSLTLVGIPNRVLGFSSFLDYTVIKRFRDYESPLSANENIFEYYCSGNNRDGLAIKATCEDLLKRQEDNKILIVLSDGRPNDIKVGKGQANDLTEAYRGRVAISDTAREVRSARQQGIMILGVFTGKEQDLMAEKLIYGKDFAYIKDINRFADMVIKYLKQIITN; translated from the coding sequence TTGAATGATAACAAGTGGATTTATGAAGACTACGAATTTGATAATCGCATTGCCAATCTGATGTGGACGGTTTCCGGCGACTACAACGAAAATATGGATAGCGGCGAAAAAAGCTTTATCTCCAAAAACGTGGCCTTGTACCATGCGGTTACCGCGGGTGGACGACGTAAATATATCAATTGGTCGAGCGTAAAAAAATACGTTATCAGCCGTCATCGGGCCGGTTTCAACAAAGATATTTTATTAAACTTGATTGCGATGGGAAGCGATGTGGTGGTGGAAGAAAAAATCATTGCCGAACGGCCGGGCGTTTATGATATTAGAAAAAACGCCTATGATGATATCTTAAACAACTATTATAAAATGCATACCGATGATTTGCTGGAAAAGGTTCGCCACGCAATCATTTTGAAAAAAATCGGTAAAACACCGATGATGGATACTGAAACCAGGCATATTGCCAACGATTTAGTGGCCCTCCAAAAGCGTGAAGATACGATCGAATTGTTAAGAGGGATTGAGGACATTTATGTTAAATATTTTCCGATGTTTGTGGAAGCGGATGGCGGAGAAATAAACGAAGCGGGAAACAGTAAAAATGGTAACCGGGGCGATTTCTCTGATTTTATGCTCGAAGAAATGTTTGAAGATCCCGAAGAACAGGATATTGAAGCTTCAATTGAAGAGATTTCCGAAGCACTGATGGGCGAAACGCAAGGGGATCTTGAAAATGTCAATAGCAATAAAGATAATCGAATTTTACGGGTGCAAGAAGAAGACATTGAGAAGATTTATGAAAAAGTGGCCTATTATTATGGCAATTCGTTTTTAGATAATAACGAAGTCAGAAAACTTCAAAATCGGGTCTGTAGCGGGGAACATGGTAATTGTCGAATTCATATGACTGACGGTGTTATTCGGAGTGACAGCGATAATGAATTTCAGCAAAAATATGTGCAGCGCCATCAGGCCAAAAATATCGATGTTTTTCGGGCTAACCAGAAGGTCTTTAAACGAAATATCAATAAGTTAAAGGAAAGTATCTCGCGGACTTTGGTGCAGGAAGAAATTATTGACGCGATTCCATCCGATGCCGGTCAATTGATTCCCAATAAGTTATGGCGGGTTGGCCGCAGTAGCAATAATAAGGTTTTCGTTAAAAATATTGATAATAATAAAGGTAGTTTTGTGGTTGATATTCTCATCGATTCCAGTGGTTCGCAACGTCGAAATCAATCACGGGTTGCGATTCAGGCTTATATTCTGGCCCAGTCGCTAACACTGGTGGGAATTCCCAACCGGGTGCTGGGTTTTTCCAGTTTTCTCGATTATACCGTGATCAAACGCTTTAGAGACTACGAATCGCCGCTTTCAGCCAACGAAAATATTTTCGAGTATTATTGCTCCGGTAATAATCGCGATGGCTTAGCCATTAAGGCAACTTGTGAAGATTTGCTAAAACGGCAGGAAGACAATAAGATTCTGATTGTCTTAAGCGATGGCCGCCCCAATGACATTAAAGTCGGAAAAGGACAAGCAAATGATTTAACTGAAGCCTACCGCGGTCGGGTAGCGATCTCGGATACGGCCAGAGAAGTGCGTTCGGCGAGACAGCAGGGGATTATGATTCTGGGCGTGTTTACCGGAAAAGAGCAGGATCTGATGGCCGAGAAACTGATTTATGGCAAAGATTTTGCGTATATTAAAGATATCAACCGTTTTGCGGATATGGTTATTAAATATTTGAAACAGATTATTACAAATTAA
- a CDS encoding alpha-hydroxy-acid oxidizing protein: MNYQEIEKKARENLNGSCKVCPVCNGKACAGEVPGMGGKGTGEAFKINVEALAAYKLNMRVIHDAKDPDTTTVLLGKKMAIPVFAAPVSGTTLNMGGKFSEAEYIQWIIGGCLDSGIYPMVGDTAVDAFLTTNLEQLKKFDGQGIAIIKPWENSNVIQKIKLAEASGVYAVGMDIDAAGLITLALHGKPVGPKSVEEIKQIVASTKLPFILKGIMTVDEAELAVAAGVQAIGVSNHGGRVLDQTPGVADVLPEIAAAVKGKVTILADGGVRNGVDVLKMLALGADGVLVGRPLVTASFGGQTEGVKTYLEIMKNELKSAMVLTGCKSIKDINERIIF; this comes from the coding sequence TTGAATTATCAGGAAATTGAAAAAAAAGCCCGGGAAAATTTAAATGGAAGTTGTAAAGTTTGTCCTGTTTGTAATGGAAAAGCCTGCGCCGGAGAGGTTCCGGGAATGGGCGGAAAAGGCACGGGTGAGGCGTTTAAAATAAATGTTGAAGCGTTAGCCGCTTATAAGCTGAATATGCGTGTGATTCATGATGCCAAAGATCCGGATACCACAACCGTTTTGTTGGGCAAAAAAATGGCGATCCCGGTGTTTGCAGCACCGGTTTCAGGAACCACCTTGAATATGGGCGGAAAGTTTTCAGAAGCCGAATATATTCAGTGGATTATTGGCGGTTGTCTTGATTCAGGCATTTATCCCATGGTTGGCGATACGGCGGTTGATGCTTTTTTAACCACGAATCTTGAGCAATTGAAGAAATTTGACGGGCAAGGCATCGCTATTATAAAACCCTGGGAAAATAGCAATGTCATCCAAAAGATCAAGCTGGCCGAAGCATCCGGCGTATATGCCGTCGGAATGGATATTGATGCTGCCGGACTGATTACCTTAGCCCTTCATGGAAAACCGGTGGGGCCAAAATCGGTTGAAGAGATAAAACAAATTGTTGCCAGTACTAAATTGCCATTTATATTAAAAGGAATCATGACGGTCGATGAAGCGGAACTGGCAGTGGCTGCCGGGGTTCAGGCAATTGGGGTTTCCAATCATGGTGGCCGGGTGTTGGATCAAACCCCGGGAGTTGCCGATGTGCTGCCGGAAATTGCCGCTGCGGTCAAAGGAAAGGTCACAATTCTTGCCGATGGTGGGGTTCGAAATGGCGTTGACGTATTAAAAATGCTGGCCCTTGGAGCCGATGGCGTTCTTGTTGGCAGACCACTGGTAACGGCGTCGTTTGGGGGACAAACCGAGGGCGTAAAAACGTATCTCGAGATCATGAAAAACGAACTGAAATCAGCAATGGTATTAACCGGTTGCAAATCGATCAAAGATATCAATGAAAGAATTATTTTTTAA
- a CDS encoding 2-isopropylmalate synthase yields MARKIYVFDTTLRDGEQVPGAKLNLVEKLDVAEQIAKMKVDMMEVGFPSSSQGDFEAVQAISRKIGKDVSIAALGRAVRSDIDCIYESIREAENPLIHIVLGSSDVHVSKKFGKTPQQVIEMGVGAVKYASSLLPQVQYSLEDASRSEFDYLWQTIEAVVKAGATIINVPDTVGFAIPEKFGQLIYRINDRLKNLDPKVMLSVHCHNDTGLATANTLAAVKNGADKVECTINGIGERAGNTSLEEVVMGIKLHGDYYGGYTTVDSHQIYETSRMVSATMGLDIQVNKAITGENAFAHSSGIHQDGLLKSKDVYEIMDPETIGAPAMEIVLTARSGRHAFAHVTSRLGFDIPETLSAEIYKKFLLMADEKKEIYDNDVLNLLNSCSLVCRGEYPELWQLVDYQLSVTKQLPTATIELVKGTKKVVQSQSGTGVIDALYGAIIGAIGAPIELIDYRINSLSRGKGSLGKVTAQIRSDAQLYTGKAIEQDVIRASALALINAVNKMVLEQTRA; encoded by the coding sequence ATGGCACGAAAAATTTATGTATTTGATACAACGTTAAGAGATGGGGAACAGGTACCGGGGGCTAAACTTAATCTGGTAGAAAAGCTTGATGTTGCTGAACAGATCGCCAAAATGAAGGTTGATATGATGGAAGTAGGTTTCCCGTCATCCTCGCAAGGCGATTTTGAGGCCGTTCAGGCGATCAGCCGCAAAATTGGAAAGGATGTTTCAATTGCGGCGTTAGGGCGGGCGGTCCGGTCAGATATTGATTGCATTTATGAAAGTATTCGCGAAGCGGAGAATCCTCTGATTCACATTGTATTGGGTTCATCGGATGTTCATGTTTCAAAAAAATTCGGCAAAACGCCACAACAGGTGATCGAAATGGGTGTGGGCGCTGTAAAATATGCCAGTTCCTTGCTGCCACAGGTTCAGTATTCGTTAGAAGATGCCAGTCGTTCGGAGTTTGACTATCTCTGGCAAACCATTGAAGCGGTGGTAAAAGCCGGGGCCACCATCATCAATGTTCCCGACACGGTCGGTTTTGCGATTCCCGAAAAATTTGGACAATTGATTTATCGCATCAATGATCGTTTAAAAAACCTCGACCCTAAAGTAATGCTGAGCGTCCATTGCCATAACGATACGGGTCTGGCCACGGCCAACACCCTGGCGGCAGTAAAAAACGGGGCCGATAAGGTCGAATGTACGATTAACGGCATTGGTGAGCGGGCTGGGAATACCTCTTTAGAGGAAGTCGTGATGGGGATCAAACTCCATGGGGATTATTATGGCGGGTATACCACGGTCGATAGTCACCAGATTTATGAAACATCACGGATGGTTAGTGCCACCATGGGATTGGACATTCAAGTGAATAAGGCGATTACTGGGGAAAATGCCTTTGCCCATTCATCCGGAATCCATCAGGATGGGCTGCTCAAATCGAAAGATGTCTACGAAATTATGGACCCCGAAACCATCGGTGCGCCAGCGATGGAAATCGTTCTGACGGCCAGATCTGGTCGTCATGCATTTGCCCATGTGACCAGCCGTTTAGGTTTTGATATTCCAGAAACATTAAGTGCGGAAATCTATAAAAAGTTTTTACTGATGGCTGATGAAAAAAAAGAGATTTATGATAATGATGTACTCAATTTGTTAAATAGCTGTTCGCTGGTTTGTCGCGGTGAATATCCCGAACTCTGGCAGCTGGTGGATTATCAGTTGTCGGTAACCAAGCAGTTGCCCACAGCAACGATAGAGCTGGTTAAAGGGACAAAAAAAGTAGTGCAAAGTCAAAGTGGAACGGGTGTGATTGATGCATTATACGGGGCAATTATTGGTGCTATCGGGGCTCCCATTGAGCTGATTGATTACCGCATTAACAGTTTAAGTCGGGGCAAGGGCAGCCTGGGCAAGGTGACCGCTCAAATTCGCAGTGATGCTCAACTGTATACGGGAAAGGCGATTGAACAGGATGTGATTCGTGCCAGTGCTTTAGCACTGATTAATGCCGTAAATAAGATGGTCTTGGAACAAACTAGGGCGTAA